The nucleotide sequence gaaggttgaggctgtaatgagctgtgatcctgccactgcactccagtctcagggacacagtgagaacctgttcaaaataatagcaataattataataattaataataataatatattcgTTGGTACAATAATCAGGAAGTGGCAAGTGTcttaaatatagtaaaatacCCTAATGTTGAATGGAAGGAAAATACcaggacaaaataaataaacctgagGAGATTCAGGGACCTACAACATAGGTGATGTTTTAAAGCGTTCAGTGTCCCCAGTCCACACGTCGAAACAATCTTTATTACAGTAAACGATGTTTTGCTCTATATATTTCCTATCACTACAAAAGAGACACAATGTTTTGGGGGCCTATTGGGATTTTGGAGCCAACATAGTCCACATTTGAAAATATTGCTCTGACTCATTAACGAAGTTTCAAAAGGCTACTGGTCTCGAGTGGAACCCGGAATAAAAGAGGGCTCTACAGAAGATACAGGCTCTGGTCCAGGCAGATTTTGCGATgagtttacttttccttttttaattggTTTATCACATCAACTTATCCGTTTTATCCacccatttatttgttcattaaaacatcatttttgaCCATCTACACTTAGTACTGGGTTCTAGAACCTGCGAGTCAACAGAAAGCAAGGCAGACATGATCTGCTTTTTTACAGTTCTTACATCGTACTGAGGAagatatatgatttaaaaaatacataaatcagctGTGGGGATGATTTATCTTGAGGTTTAAATAACATCGTTAAAATTTCATATTACAAAGAACTAATACCTTCATATACAATTTAGCTGTGAACAAGACTGTACATTTCTTTCTTATAGTAGAACTTTTTATTAGTGAATATGTCAAAATACTTTCATTACTGACAACAAAATTATAACGTTAAGGCACACTCCATAATTAATACATAATTTCATAGATACAATTTTAGCATTTACAAAAAGtttcactgaattattttccatCATTGCTATACTACTTTTAcactgatagtttttttttttttttagagaagagaTTTGAGTTCTCTTATCTGAAGTTTAGAAGGAATTTTATAAATGGAAGATAAGGACATATTTAGCAAATCAAGGGCTTAGAGGTGCtttagaaaaaatactaaaacaattTGCATCAGATCTTAattcaaaaacagtttttctttaattcaaaaGCTGGAAGAAATGACGTTTCTAACTGCATATGGAAAATGATAATAGCAATCAAGATCATGATCATGAATTTTCATCCCTTTATTatcaaagagatttttttctaagcTATTCACATACTTGTTATTAAATCTAATATTCCTCAGTACTGTTTACAGTAGACATAGACGAAATTTACTCTACATATGCTTGCCACTCAAAGTTTTTTGTGGGCATTGTTTTCTATCAATAATCCTGATTGCTTTTTACTAAATAAAACAGGAATTCATAATGGAATAAAACCTCAAAGATGCATTCTCATTATTGATTTAGAATTGAATGACCTTACCATCCAAAATGTGAGATGTTCTAACAACAAATTCTAAGCACACTGTTGTGTATTTGTGTGGATCAAATAACAATAGAAAACAGCAATATTTTTCCCGAGATAAGCTGTTAGttcttaataattataaatagacATTGTAAATTCtactaattaaatataaaatacatgaatgaaaagCATGGCTTCGGAATTCTGAGtaatttttgtcatattttgtataatttggCAGTtcatgtgaaaaaacaaaaaagcgtATGTTATTGTCagtgtttttaagtttttcatataaattacacacacacacacacgtatacttCTTTTGACTAATTTTAGGTAAAAGACTTTTCTAGGTATACATTTGGAAATTACTCATACACATACATTACAGAAAACAcagtaagaaatagaaaatgtttcataCACCACCAGTTTGTTTTCTGCTAGAAGACACACAATGCCCCGCTCGTGAATCTACAGAGATGAAGGCTTCTGTCCTTTCACCCAGTACCTCACGTTccacaaaactgaaagaaaagtcTGCTTTAGCTTCTTGTTTCCCCAAATCACGATGAATGGGTGGGCTGAAGGATAGCTGAATCTAATAGCTTGGCAGAACATCAAGACAGGTTTGTTTCCCAGACTCTCAAAACTCCAAATTGATATAATTACAGACACAAAGGAAATGACACATAACAAGAGGAAGGAGATCACAATTTGCAAAGCTTTTATGTGGACCTTGGTGCTGGGATCTTGAGATCCTTTGCCATGGAGCTGCATCTTCTTCAAATGTTTACACAGAGaacagattaacagcagaaaGGATATCAGGGTCAGAGTGAAAGGTACTAAGTTCTCTAGCGTGGTTACAGTCATACCTGGATGGTAAATCGCATTCCTCAATATGTACTTCCAAGTCatgttttcttcatattcttttgtCCGTACAATCTCATTCATGTTTACCATAAAAAGATGACAAGCCAAAATCAGCAAAGGCCCCAACAGCATCACCAGAATGACATTCTTAACTCTCCTctttaagtgaagaaaaataaggttGGAGAAATTGGCAATCTTGAGCAAATAAAATATGCTGAGACTAGTAGCAAGCCAGTTGCTGAAATGGTTGGTTACTGCCCAGACATTATAAGTGGTAGTTCTTACTTCTACACTATAAAACGCTGGATTCAACACAGTTGCATACCAATTTAATAATAATACCCAGAGCAAACCAACTCTGGAAACCGCCAGAGCAGTGAGAATTTGGTCAGCAAAGGAGATCTTTTGTCTCTTGACCCACTCAGTGGAATTTACCAATGCTATGAAGCCATTAGCAAAATTTCCAATAACAAATGTAACCACTACTAGAGTGGAAAAAATGATGGGTAGAAAAGTTATCATGtctgaacaaacaaaaagaaaatttttaaatgctgatgttgtgtctggagttggttcctgcAGGGgagttcgtggtctcactgacttccagaatgaagccacggacctttgcagtgagtgttacagttcttaaagatggcacAGACCCAACGACTGAGCGGTAGCCAGGTTTCAGCTCTTAAAAATAGCATGAACCCAAAGACTGAGCGGTAGCACGGTTTATTGTGAAGAACAACAGGACAATACTTCCACAGCATTGAGTGGGCTGTTGCTGCGGGCTGGAatggccagcttttattctcttatttgtcCCTTCCCATGTTCAGTTtttgtcctatcagagtgccctttttcAGTCGTCCCTGTGATTGGCTACTTTTTGGATCctgttgattggtgcattttacagagcactgattggagCATTTTAgggagcactgattggtgcattttacaatcctctggctagccacagagcactgattggtgcattttacaatccccaTGCTGGCTACAGAATACTTCTCCAAATCCCCActggacccaggaagtccagctggcttcacctctcaatgaAATATCACTGGTTATGATTGCTCGAATATCCTGACCTTAAATTCTATATGCACCTAATTTGTGAATGTGCTTGctcattctttttacttttaaatgtgaCCACTGTCAAGCCAGAAATCACCATGGCATGTTAATTGATGAGTTCAATGATCTCTTTATGgaaaacattcttattttcaaaCAACTCAAATTAACTCATTCAATCATTGTCTGTTCTTTTTGTAGGCTGGAATTATTCATACTGAAATTGACAGGAAACCTGAATCGTCATTTACTAGTACACAAATAGGAGCATATTCTCTTTCAGTGTTTGCAATTTTTCCTTGTGTAAGCTATCCATCATTTGTCTTTAACGACTTCATTTGTTAGGGAAGTTTTATAACTCAATACATACTTCATGTAGTAAATGTCTAAATTCTTAAAGGGAGCTTATTCTTAACTTAAGATCATAACCTATAATGACGTTTGAAATGCCAGGTTTAAATACACAGAATCCAAACTGCTTTTAGCAAAAGCATCTAAGATTTTCTTGAGAACCACAGGTAGGCCAGTACTCCATAAGATCTGGTTGCTGCTAATACTTTTGTATAGCTTCATTAGTCACAAgctcataaatacacacacatatgcacgcaTGGGCATACCGCTTATGAAtggaacaaattattttcttgtaatttccaaaataaaaaatgagtttcCAAGAGGTTATCCAGATGAAATTAGTCCTATTCTCACACTCGCAGTTTTCAGCCCattaatcatatttatttatcaaaCATATATCTAATTCTTAGGACTTTGGTAAAGTTTCTCTGAAGtctaatgtttaaatatttattattatataaaatatttagcaattttATAAGAATTCCTGAGTACCGGGCTCTTTGATAGATAACCTCGCAGCATACTCCCATTGCAGGAAGACTGACTACCTTGCGCCTGAACTTGGAGTTCAACCATTTAACTTACTTTCATAAACAGAAAATTACTGCACTTTGCATGGAGATTTGAGATGGCTTCCGTAATGGGGATTCTTCCTCTTTCCATTTACCATGAGAACACCTAGAAAGCACACTGTTCCcagaagaagaatgagaaactAATGAAGTCAGGTTGCCGTCAGCTGATCACACTAAATTGGCCAAACTCTATCTCCAAGATGCCGAATTTGACCCGTCTCAAATCGCCAGAGCCATCCATCAAACCcagctaagaaaaatgaaatccaggccaggcgcgggAGAGggtaaggtgggcagatcacgaagtcaagagattgagaccattctggccaacatggtgaaacccccgtccctactaaaaatacaaaaattaggcgggcttggtggcatgtgcctgtagtcccagctagttgggaggctgaggcaggagaatcgcttgaacccaggaggcagaggttgcagtcagccaagatcgtgccactgcactccagcctgggcgagagagtgacactccatctcaaaaaacagaaaacacacacagacacacacacacacacacacacacacaaatgaaatcCAAAGacatgtgagatatatatatctaaTGTAATTTTAGAGGGTTTTCTCCTGCAGAAAAACATAACTGATAAAAGAACTCTGCTAAACCGAGAGTTTGAGAAATATGTACATCTTTATTGTGTCAGGAATCAGGagcaaaaagtgaaaatagatgTGGAATGGCAAAGGTTTGTCCTGTGAGGTGGACAATTAAGGCTAGAAGAAATCCTTTGGAAACATCTGTCCTTGACAGATAACATCATCACAAATTTCCTCATGGTGCAACTAAATAAGAAAA is from Theropithecus gelada isolate Dixy unplaced genomic scaffold, Tgel_1.0 HiC_scaffold_119, whole genome shotgun sequence and encodes:
- the LOC112616875 gene encoding taste receptor type 2 member 31, with amino-acid sequence MITFLPIIFSTLVVVTFVIGNFANGFIALVNSTEWVKRQKISFADQILTALAVSRVGLLWVLLLNWYATVLNPAFYSVEVRTTTYNVWAVTNHFSNWLATSLSIFYLLKIANFSNLIFLHLKRRVKNVILVMLLGPLLILACHLFMVNMNEIVRTKEYEENMTWKYILRNAIYHPGMTVTTLENLVPFTLTLISFLLLICSLCKHLKKMQLHGKGSQDPSTKVHIKALQIVISFLLLCVISFVSVIISIWSFESLGNKPVLMFCQAIRFSYPSAHPFIVIWGNKKLKQTFLSVLWNVRYWVKGQKPSSL